One Nostoc sp. UHCC 0302 DNA window includes the following coding sequences:
- a CDS encoding sugar ABC transporter ATP-binding protein, producing the protein MTTNIETSFPDASTIIPVLEMQGIVKQFHGVPALQNVNLTIYPGEVHALMGENGAGKSTLMKILAGAYIADEGEIRINGNPVKITDPATARKAGINLIYQELNVAPNLTVTENIFMGSELRRGQFLDRKAMQHEAEQVLSSLGANFTPNTVVGTLSIAEQQQVEIARALKDNSRVLVMDEPTAALSDRETERLFEVIRKLRNDGIAIIYISHRMEEIYALADRISVLRDGQYIGSLTREEISPQRLVQMMVGRSMQDFYEHQRQTNPGPVVLEVRNISDGRKISPASFKIHAGEIVGLAGLVGAGRTEVSRLIFGADRKASGEVFLNGSKLNINSPSDAIAAGIGYVPEDRKDQGLFLEMSSRKNIAINTLKQDAKAGIVNWGSVNLLATQAVEDFNIRLANLEIRAVDLSGGNQQKLLLARWLAIKPRVIMLDEPTRGVDIGAKSEIYRIISELAAQGVAVLMVSSELPEIVGMSDRVLVMREGKLVGELDSSPGKEITQEKIMHYATGASEVLAS; encoded by the coding sequence ATGACAACAAATATTGAAACTTCATTTCCTGATGCATCAACCATCATCCCTGTATTAGAAATGCAAGGGATTGTCAAACAATTTCATGGTGTACCTGCTCTCCAAAATGTCAATCTGACAATTTATCCAGGAGAGGTTCATGCTCTCATGGGTGAGAATGGAGCAGGTAAAAGTACATTGATGAAAATTCTTGCTGGGGCTTACATTGCCGATGAAGGCGAGATTCGCATCAATGGTAACCCTGTGAAAATTACCGATCCGGCTACAGCACGTAAGGCGGGTATTAATCTTATTTATCAAGAACTGAATGTTGCACCCAATTTAACCGTTACCGAAAATATTTTTATGGGTAGCGAGTTGCGGCGGGGTCAGTTTTTAGACCGTAAAGCAATGCAACATGAAGCAGAGCAAGTACTGTCAAGTCTGGGAGCTAACTTTACACCAAATACTGTAGTTGGTACGTTGTCTATCGCTGAACAGCAGCAGGTAGAAATTGCCAGGGCGCTGAAAGACAATAGCCGCGTTTTGGTAATGGATGAGCCAACAGCAGCATTGTCTGACCGCGAGACTGAGCGTTTGTTTGAGGTAATTCGCAAACTACGGAATGACGGCATTGCAATTATCTACATTAGTCACCGCATGGAAGAAATATATGCATTGGCTGATCGAATTAGTGTACTGCGCGATGGTCAATATATTGGCAGTCTCACACGAGAAGAAATTTCTCCACAGCGATTGGTGCAGATGATGGTTGGTCGCTCTATGCAAGACTTTTATGAACATCAACGGCAAACCAATCCTGGGCCAGTAGTGCTGGAAGTGAGAAACATCAGCGACGGACGCAAGATTTCGCCAGCTAGTTTTAAAATTCATGCTGGAGAAATTGTTGGTTTGGCGGGGTTGGTTGGTGCGGGACGCACAGAAGTATCCCGGCTGATTTTTGGTGCAGACCGCAAAGCGAGTGGCGAAGTATTCCTCAATGGCTCGAAGCTGAATATTAATTCGCCCAGTGATGCGATCGCTGCGGGTATTGGCTATGTCCCAGAAGACCGCAAAGACCAGGGTTTATTTCTGGAAATGAGTTCCCGCAAGAATATAGCGATTAACACACTTAAACAGGATGCAAAAGCTGGCATCGTTAATTGGGGTTCTGTCAATCTGTTGGCTACACAAGCAGTTGAAGACTTCAATATCCGGCTGGCGAATTTAGAAATCAGAGCCGTGGATCTTTCTGGTGGTAATCAGCAGAAACTACTACTAGCGCGTTGGTTAGCCATTAAGCCGAGAGTAATCATGCTAGATGAACCGACACGCGGCGTAGATATTGGCGCTAAAAGCGAAATTTACCGAATTATCAGCGAGTTAGCAGCCCAAGGCGTTGCTGTTCTCATGGTTTCCAGCGAACTACCGGAGATTGTGGGAATGAGCGATCGCGTCCTCGTGATGCGAGAAGGAAAGCTTGTAGGCGAACTAGACAGCAGTCCTGGTAAAGAAATTACCCAAGAAAAAATTATGCATTACGCCACTGGAGCATCGGAGGTATTAGCATCATGA
- a CDS encoding ABC transporter substrate-binding protein, which yields MNVKRIAVVASILCIVGGTVGGCTNAASDNKSATKTDTYTATNTGSQSQDSNQNVKLRSVGVTVGDLSNPFFVVMGKGAEAEAKKIGGNNVKVAIVSSGYDLNQQTNQIENFVAADTDLIILNASDSKGIRPAIDKARQAGKIVIAVDTGVDAEVDATVTTNNLQAGEVACKYIADRLKAKGNVVIVNGPPVTSVIQRVEGCQKVLAKYPNIKILSKDQNAEGSRDGGLRVMSDLLTTFPKIDAVFAINDPSGVGVDLAANQAKRKEFFIVGVDGAPEAIQAIASNDSLYAATATQNPRGMTQKAVQVGNDILHGKKPANPTILIPVKLITKENVSTSEGW from the coding sequence ATGAATGTGAAAAGGATTGCGGTTGTAGCTAGCATTTTATGTATTGTTGGTGGTACTGTTGGAGGCTGTACAAATGCTGCTTCTGATAATAAGAGTGCTACTAAAACTGATACATATACTGCCACTAACACAGGTTCACAAAGTCAAGATAGTAATCAGAATGTAAAATTGCGATCGGTTGGCGTTACTGTTGGCGATTTAAGTAATCCATTCTTCGTAGTGATGGGAAAGGGAGCTGAGGCAGAAGCCAAGAAAATTGGCGGTAATAATGTCAAAGTTGCTATAGTTTCCAGTGGTTATGACCTAAACCAACAAACTAATCAAATTGAAAATTTCGTGGCTGCGGATACTGACCTAATTATACTGAATGCTTCTGATAGTAAAGGAATTAGACCAGCAATAGATAAAGCAAGGCAAGCAGGAAAGATTGTAATTGCAGTAGATACGGGCGTTGATGCAGAGGTAGATGCCACAGTTACTACCAATAATTTGCAAGCTGGAGAAGTGGCTTGCAAATATATTGCCGATCGCCTCAAAGCTAAAGGTAATGTCGTAATAGTTAACGGGCCTCCGGTGACCTCGGTAATTCAACGAGTCGAGGGCTGTCAGAAAGTCTTGGCTAAATATCCCAATATCAAAATACTCTCTAAAGACCAGAACGCTGAAGGCAGCCGTGATGGAGGATTGAGAGTAATGAGTGATTTGCTCACAACCTTTCCGAAAATAGATGCTGTCTTTGCCATCAATGATCCGAGTGGTGTGGGAGTAGACCTCGCAGCTAACCAAGCAAAACGCAAGGAATTTTTCATTGTTGGGGTTGATGGTGCGCCAGAAGCAATCCAAGCGATCGCATCTAACGATAGTCTATATGCTGCAACTGCTACTCAAAATCCCAGAGGGATGACTCAAAAAGCAGTTCAAGTTGGTAACGACATCCTGCATGGCAAAAAACCCGCTAACCCCACCATTCTGATTCCAGTCAAGCTGATCACCAAAGAAAACGTCAGCACCTCTGAAGGTTGGTAA
- a CDS encoding ribose ABC transporter permease has protein sequence MSQTVRPVNNRADKNLTSGGRKSISTLLEVAGILPILVLICILFTFLSPNFLTGGNVVNILRQASINIVLATGMTFVILTGGIDLSVGSILAVSAVVALLVSLIPVLGWAAVPAGLLTGLLLGLVNGALITFLDVPPFIVTLGSLTALRGAAFLVANGTTVINRNINFAWIGNSYIGPIPWLVIIALLAVAISWFVLRQTVLGVQIYAVGGNERAARLTGIKVNRVLLFVYGVSGLLAGLAGIMSASRLYSATGILGQGYELDAIAAVILGGTSFTGGIGTIGGTLLGALIIAILNNGLTLLNMSYFWQLVVKGLVIIVAVMIDRLRRRSRR, from the coding sequence ATGAGTCAGACAGTCAGACCAGTCAACAATAGAGCAGACAAAAATTTAACATCGGGCGGTCGTAAATCAATCAGCACTTTACTTGAAGTTGCCGGTATACTGCCAATCTTAGTACTTATTTGCATCTTATTTACATTCCTTTCTCCCAATTTCCTCACAGGTGGTAACGTCGTTAATATCTTGCGGCAAGCATCAATCAACATTGTGCTGGCAACAGGAATGACGTTTGTGATTCTGACTGGAGGTATAGACCTTTCAGTTGGATCGATATTGGCTGTTTCTGCCGTAGTTGCGCTTTTGGTATCGCTAATTCCGGTTTTAGGCTGGGCAGCTGTGCCTGCTGGGTTGCTGACAGGTTTGCTTTTAGGCTTAGTCAACGGCGCTCTGATTACATTTTTAGATGTGCCGCCGTTTATTGTCACCCTGGGTTCATTGACAGCCTTGCGGGGCGCTGCCTTTTTGGTTGCCAATGGTACAACAGTCATCAACCGCAATATCAATTTTGCCTGGATAGGTAATAGTTATATAGGCCCCATTCCTTGGCTAGTGATAATTGCCCTACTCGCTGTCGCAATTAGTTGGTTTGTTCTGCGACAGACGGTTTTAGGAGTGCAAATCTATGCAGTTGGTGGCAACGAGCGAGCAGCACGATTAACAGGTATCAAAGTAAACCGCGTCTTACTATTTGTCTATGGCGTCAGTGGATTACTTGCAGGTTTAGCAGGAATCATGAGTGCCAGCCGTCTTTATAGTGCTACTGGCATATTAGGACAGGGTTACGAATTAGATGCGATCGCAGCCGTCATCCTTGGTGGAACCAGCTTTACAGGTGGTATTGGTACTATCGGCGGAACTCTGCTTGGTGCATTAATCATTGCGATTCTCAACAATGGTTTGACCTTGTTGAATATGTCTTACTTCTGGCAACTAGTCGTCAAAGGATTAGTAATCATTGTCGCAGTAATGATTGATAGACTTCGCAGACGTTCTAGACGGTGA